The Myxocyprinus asiaticus isolate MX2 ecotype Aquarium Trade chromosome 31, UBuf_Myxa_2, whole genome shotgun sequence genome has a segment encoding these proteins:
- the LOC127421794 gene encoding serine/threonine-protein kinase pim-3-like, producing the protein MSLAVPLQIQCSFHPDGWPGGWVLVTTFRNHCQTQPWSQELPGNIAPLHSESIQRKRKRQSSEDEDLSTSYERPAKRSHKGFICLQVAIKYVSKDEEHEEMEVESSDGQGLLPLEVALMTRVNSTPACPNVLQLVEWFDHPGHYVMILERPDPYQDLHRFCEDNGCLDESQAKKVLLQLNNAFKHCESSGVFDRDVKPQNLLICTDSHEIKLLDFGCGHLLKHSEYKSFAGTFSYAPLEWFRSHSYRAGPATVWSLGVTLYNLLSGSLPFKSAQRVHRLQLPSHLSADCRQLIRWCLRAAEDDRPSLQDIDHLFSVTRDAAQSHIPLDCFVNNI; encoded by the exons atgtcgctggcagt GCCTCTCCAGATCCAGTGCAGCTTTCACCCAGATGGCTGGCCAGGAGGTTGGGTTTTGGTGACCACATTCAgaaaccactgtcaaacccagccATGGAGTCAAGAGCTGCCTGGCAATATCGCTCCCCTGCATTCTGAGTCGATTCAGAGGAAGAGGAAGCGGCAGAGCTCGGAGGATGAAGATCTCTCCACTTCATACGAGAGACCTGCCAAACGCTCTCATAAAG GGTTTATCTGTCTGCAGGTTGCCATCAAGTACGTCTCTAAAGATGAGGAGCACGAGGAGATGGAAGTTGAAAGTTCA GATGGTCAGGGTCTGCTGCCGCTGGAGGTGGCATTGATGACCCGGGTCAATTCAACTCCTGCCTGTCCCAATGTCCTGCAGCTGGTGGAGTGGTTTGATCATCCTGGCCACTATGTCATGATCCTGGAACGCCCAGATCCTTACCAAGATCTCCACAGATTCTGTGAGGATAACGGCTGTCTAGATGAGAGCCAAGCCAAGAAGGTGCTGTTGCAGCTCAATAATGCCTTTAAACACTGCGAGAGCAGTGGGGTTTTCGACCGGGACGTCAAGCCACAAAACCTGCTCATTTGCACCGATTCACACGAGATCAAGCTGCTGGACTTTGGCTGCGGACACCTGCTGAAGCACTCGGAGTACAAATCATTTGCAG GCACTTTTTCATATGCCCCTCTTGAGTGGTTTCGTTCCCACAGCTATCGTGCAGGACCAGCTACTGTTTGGTCACTGGGTGTGACGCTCTACAACCTCCTGAGCGGTTCTTTACCTTTCAAAAGCGCACAGAGGGTTCACAGACTGCAGCTCCCTAGTCACCTGTCTGCAG ATTGCCGTCAGTTGATTAGATGGTGTCTTAGAGCAGCAGAGGACGACCGTCCCAGCTTACAGGACATTGACCACCTGTTCAGTGTAACCAGGGATGCTGCTCAATCACATATTCCCCTTGATTG TTTTgtcaataacatttaa